In Sphingobacterium sp. R2, the genomic stretch ATTTTGGCCTAGATAAAATGCATTATAAGCTAGATAACCTAACTATTGGATAATTCAAATCCGATTTTACCACCGATGATAAGTGATATAGGGCCGATATAAGATCAAAGAGATTATAACAGCTAAACCAAAAATTCAATGAGATGATACAATATCACCGCATGCAAAAATAAAATTAGAGCCAGTGGTCACATATAACAACAAAGACGTCTTCTCCAGCCCCTTTCCGAGAGATTCTATTTACATGCAAATCACTCCTAAATGAATATTATGCTATTGGATATAAAATTCAATTTATATAAGTTTGGCAATAACAAGTATACTAGATAGCTGATCTTCATGAAATTCATTTTTTTTATCTGTTCATTATTAATGTCACAGGCTGCCTTCGGACAGAAAACAAGCGTTATCAACAATGAGTCAACTGTTTTTACACTTGAAACTCCAAATAGTAAAATTGATTTTTTAGTCATTGATCCAGCTCCAAAAAGCAAAAAGCCTCTATTTTTGTTTTGTCAGGGCTCCTTGCCCATACCACTATACTTTAATTATAAAAAAGAAGGTTTAAGTCTTTTTGGGGGTGGACTAACCAACTTTAACTACCAGGATATCATAAAATTGTACCATCTCATCGTCATTTCCATGCCAGAAACGCCTGTTATCGTCGATGAATCGCAGCTTAATGATTCCTATTGGTATTATGGCGACTCTAAAGATAAAAATATCCCTAGTAGAGCTTATCAAGAAGCAGACTATCTCGATAATTATGTGAATCGAGCAGTTTCCGTATTAGATTACCTGAGCAAACAACCTTGGGTAGATAATTCGCAATTAACAGTATTTGGACATTCCCAAGGTGGACATGTAGCCGCCAAACTAGCCAATAAATATAAAAAAGTCAGCAAACTGGGTTTATCAGGGACAAATTTGTTTGGGCGGATAGACCAAGATATACGGCAAGCAAAGCGCGATGTCCAAAAAGGAAAAATTACCTGGCAACAAGCCTCTCAAAAAATTGAACAAACCTATGCGTTTTATAAAGATGCCAACAACCCGGAGAAATTAAAAAACAATCCCAATTTGCGCTCCTGGAAGTCATTTTCACAACCTGTTATTGATGAGCTATTGGGATTTGACTACCCAATCTATCTGGTCTCCGGCACAGAAGACATTGTAGCTGAATTAAATGATCTAGCACCACTCTATTTTATAAGAAATCACAAAAACAACCTGACGATAAAAAGATATTACAATCTCGAGCATAATTATTTTGAAGTTCAGAATGATGGTAGGCCCGATTACAAAAAACCACATTGGAAGGACGTCATGACAGACTTTCTAGCTTGGACATTAGAGCAAAAAACAACAGCGAACAGCAATTAAACAATAAAATCCATGAATCAATTAAAATTTCGCAACGCCGAACAACATGATTTACCATACATCGTAGAAATATACAATTCAACAATTGCATCTCGTATGGTCACAGCAGACACCGAACCTGTATCTGTTGCGAGTAGACAAAAATGGTTTGATGAACACAACGCTTCGAAAAGACCTTTATGGATGGTAGAAGATCAAAATAATCAACTCCTTGGATGGGTTAGTTTCCAATCGTTCTATGGTCGTCCGGCTTATGATGCCACAGTAGAAATCAGTATCTATTTGAATGAAAAACACCGAGGCCGAGGATTGGGTAAACAGATTCTACAATATTGCATAGACAAAGCAGCGGATTTCGGCGTACACACCTTGTTGGGATTTATCTTCGCGCACAATCTTGCCAGCATCGCGTTGTTTGAGAAAATGGGATTCGAGGAATGGGCCAATTTACCCAATATTGCAACGCTCGATCAGGAAGAGCGAAGCTTAAAGATACTGGGAATAAGGATTAAGTAGACAATGTCCTACAAGTAAAAGCCATTACTTAAAATAAATGGTTAACTTAAAGCTTAAACAACATACGATTTATAATCCTGTCATATGAAACGCTTAATCCAAATCTCTCTGCTGGCGATCGCTCAACTATTCTTCCTTTCCAGCTCTCTGTTGGCCCAAAACCCTGAACGGACAAAAACTGTCACAATCGCAAGCGACTCGACGTATACCAAAATCATACAAGCGCTTCAAGATGGCGGGTATTTTATTTCACAATTGGATCGATCCTCTGGATTCGTTCAGACCAGTGCTTACTTTGAAAACAAGAAGCTGCTTAGCAATAAAGAAGGTGAAAAAATAATTACAAATTTTTTGATAACCCCGTTAAAAGGGGGCAGTTCAAAGATAGTCCTCAATATATTTCTAATAGAACGTCGTAGGGGAGGTAGTTCTGAATCACCAAATTATTATGATCTGGATAAGGGAATTATTCGAGATAATAAATTTTACCAGCAGATTTGGGACAAAATATTACCAATTCTATAATATACCAAACTAAAATAAGGCCCTCTGAACTTAGTTCTGCAGGGCCAATGGTGTTAAAAGATTAAATCGAAATCGTCAGCAATGGAATATCCAACCCCGATGCCATCATACGAGTCTTACTTCGATGGGTCAATGAACTCCAAAAACCATACTTATAGGGAATCATAACCAGCAGATCCGTATTGCTTTCTTTAACTTCGTCACGAATGGCTTTTACAACCTCATTGGAGGTTACATTTTTGTAGTAATAACTTACAATTCCCATCACATCGTTGATGGCCTCCCGTGTTTCCCTTCCTTTTTCTTCATTCAGCTGCTCAACGGTCTTACGGATATTGAGTACCTCCAATACTGCCCCAAAATCACTCGCAAAATCCTTCACTTTTTCTAAAATTTCTTTTTGCACACCACGAACGACATCACAGGCAAAAAGAATATGCTGAAGACCCGTAAATTTTGCGCCAAGCGGAATAGAAAGGATCGGTATTTTTAATTTACTAATAGCTGCAGTTGTCGTATTACCAAGCATATCCTGATCAAAAGAACGTTTAGCCATACCCATCACTAACAAATCGGCCCCTGTCTCTTCGATACATTTGGTCATTTGATCGTAAAATAGACCTGCAGCTAGATATGGAATAGCCACAACACCGCTCTCAGCAGTAATAGCATCGGCCTTATGTTGTAGAATCTTGCTTTGATGTTCAACTATTTTAAACATAGAATCGGGAGAAAGCCGAGCGTTCATCGCATGAATTGAAGGATTTTGAAGGGAAAATAAAACGAGTTCATACTCTTTTCCAGCAAATACTTCCATAATAAATTTTAAGGCATGCTCTGCCTCCTCCGCATAATCTGTAGCAACAATAATCCGCTTCATATCATCCAATTTTAAATGAAAAAAAATTCCCTTTTATGATCTTCAAGTTACCGAAAAATAATAAATCAATCAAATGGATTATTGTCGAAACAGCGTCAATTTTCTCCCGACACTTCTTATTTTAAATAGCTTGCTTTAACAAAAGGGGCCTTTTTCAAATAATCGATACTTTGCTGTAGACCAGTATAGATATCATTACGGGTTTCTTCCAGCTCAACAAAGATATATTGTAATCCCGCCGCATTTGAGTTGTTAAAAATCGCATCAAATCCCACCATACCGCTCTGACCAATTTCACGGTGGTCTTTAATATGTAATGCTTTAAATCTACCCGCATATTTATTAAAATAATCCACAGGGCTGACCTGCCCCATTACTGCCCAATATACGTCCATTTCAAAAAATACATTCTCAGGATTTGTATGCTCGATCATATAATCGTACATCACTTTATCTTCCACTTTTTTAAATTCGTGTGAGTGGTTGTGATATCCGTATACGATTCCCTGCTGGCGGCATTTGGCGCCCACCGCATCCAGATAGCGACATTGTGTTTCCAGATCTTTTAGTGTTTTAGGAACCTCCATCCAAGGTGTAACAATGTATTTCATTCCCGCAGCTTTATGCGTAGCGATACACTCATCCCACCATTTTAAAGATTCCGTAAAATCTCCAGAAGATAGCTCTTTTTCTGACAAAGTCTTCGTTGCGTGTGATGAAATTACCTTCATTCCCGCCTTTTCCACTTTTGCTTTAAACTCCTGTGGACTCAAATTATATAATTTGCCATCCTTATATCCAGCAGCTTCCACTCCTGTATAGCCTAACGCAGCGATCTTTTGCAGAATCTGGTCGAAATTTGGGTTCTTCCCTATTTCTTCACGTACAGAGTATAACTGTAGACCGATTTCCTTTTTTGCAGCTTTTCGTTGCGCAAATGTTGGAGTAATAGCCAACATCATACATCCAGCTACCAATGTTCCGATAAGAGTTCTTCTTTTCATTTAATGCTCAATTATTTTTTATAGACTTCATCCAACGCACAATCTTCTGCAAACGCAATGCTCAGAGATTATTTAGGGTGTTGTGTTAAATGTATCTGCAATGTATGTAAATACTGGAAAAAACACAATCTTTTAATGCCTTTATTTGATATTATATACAAAATAACAGCTCATAAAGGAGTTATTATCCAATTAAAATTATAAGGCAAACTCAACGATTTATCCATCAGCACTGTTCTAGTGATGTAAATTAACATTTTTAATTATGGAAAATAAGTATAATACGCCCGAACATAGCGACCACAAGCAGGAGGAGAAACTACCCGAAGTGGCCGTCGAAGAAAAGGATGATTTACCAGCTGGCAGAAACATCAAGCGCACACTTATTATCGCGGTATGCCTATTGATCGTATTTTATATCATATATTATTTTATGAGTGGAAAATAATAAAGAACTTCCGCCAATAGACAACTTCCATAGCTTCGGCATAATTTGACGGATTTTTTGAAACCGAAGCTAGGAAATTGTTTTTTCAAGAACGGTAAATATGCTGTTGGCTGGACCAACAGTTGCCATCGTGATTAAATGCTAGCCAACTATCATAAAATAAACTCGACACAATAAATCCGCAGTAAACAATGCCAGTAAAATGATAGTTTCAATTTATATTGTTGTTTTTCCATATCCCCGCCTGATAAGCTAATCCTGTTCCAGACTAGTTAACATGGGGTAGGCGATGTAGGGTGTATATAGATCCCTTCCTCCCTATGAAAGGCCGTTATAACAAACATAAGATTAAAACAAATCAAATACAAATTTTTAATCAAAATAATAAACGATATTTTGCGCAAATTGTCATTCAATTCGTTGTATGACGGACGAAGACAAACAATTACTTGAAAAGATTGGGTTACGCTTTAGAGCAAAACGAAATGATTTATATTACTCATTGCGCGACCTATCACATATAACGGGTATTTCAACAGGAACACTTAACGGTATTGAAAAAGGTAAAGACCTAACGTTCACAAATTTTTTAACCCTGTGCCGCAGTCTCGAAATTCAACCAGCACTCTTTTTTCAACATGATATTGTATTCAAATCGCCATATTCGCTACCTCCAGAGGCGCAAGAGCGAATTACACTGAGCAAAAAATTAGATAGTCTCGTCTATCAATCCGATTTTTTTGACACCGAAAGACGTGTTTCTGATGTATTGATTGAACTGGGAGTTGATAAGAGCGAGAGTAACAAGTTTTCCGTCTACCTATCAAACTATTGCGAAGAGGGAACACTTGTTTACCGACAACATGGAAATTTTAAAACTTACCGTAAAAAAACTAGAGAAAAGCGCTAAACTTCTCTTTTGGAAAGTTCACGAAAACGGTTTGCCCTCCTAAATGTTCCCAAATCATTAAAACGAACACCATATCGACGTAAGATATCCTGAGCTGCCTTACGACCAATATGCCTTACGTAAAAGGTTTCGTTAACCACAAAATGATGAATGCTGTGGGTCCAGCCAAAAAAGAAACAGAACAATTGCATCGGAAAAGTCCACCAAACTGTCAGTACCTGTGTCTGCTCCATGACATTTCCTGCTTCAACATCACCAAAGTAATGCATATTTGATGTAATAAAGTGTAAGCAAAATTGACGTAACATGTTTGGTAAAAGAATAACATAAATTAACCCATCAAAACTTATTAACATGTTATCAACATACTGTGGAAAACTCAAATCTAACTCGAAAAATGCATTTAACCAAGTCATTAGCGAGTCTGCGAAATAGAGATATAATACCACATGTGCAAAAATCGTAACGGGAACAATGCTCAAAAACATAATTCGTTTTAGTTTAGAAGAAGTCTCTAATTTTAGATTTCCATTTACGACTTCCTTATCCATATCGCTAAACATTCGATGAAGGCGAAAAAGTCCTCCTAATACAACATCCGGGGTTGTCAAAAGACGCTTTAGAGACCAACGTTCTCCATTTGTCACACTACGCTCCTCAACATCGTGCAACGTACCCGAAAACTTATGGTGATGATGGTGCAATGTTCTGCGAATCCAAGGATTGACAGTCAATGGCCTTAAAATCCATACACTAAAAAGCATAAAATGATGAATACCTCTCTGTTTTTTAAAATATAGCCAATGAATTAGATCGTGTTCAATCTCGTGCAATACGCCCATAAAAAATGCGTTGCTAATTATCATTAACCATGTCGGTACAACTGCACGATACCAACCGATCGATACAAAGAGAACCGCTAGGATTGCGATTGCAAATATGGACATTCCAATGCTGTTCTGACGTTTTAATATGGGGTATATTCCTTTAAGCTGCTGATAGGACTGATTTATCTCTTTCCTGATCTGGCTCGACTTTTCGTAATGTGTCAATTCAATTTGTTTTTTCTGCAAAAATAGGGATTTTTTGGTGCACTTACCCTATACTAGGCCTTGTGAATGCTGCCGCAAAAACTTCCGCAAAAAAATATTTCAACGCGCTGTAACAAAATGAGCTGATAGGCTACTAATAAATTAAAATCAACATATAAACATACACAGTAATGGAAAAGAAATCAATTTATAACTGGAAAAATAATTTATTCGGAACAAAGTCTATCCTCTATTGCAATGATGCTGTGATCGGTAGCCTCGAATCTATTGATTGGAACTTAGATGCGCATGTTTCTATCCATAAAGACAAGTATCGATTCATAAATAAAGGGCTTTTCAATCCATACACAGAGATTCGAAATCAAAACAATGAGCTGATCGGTGATATTGAATACAATTCCTGGAAGAGTAAAGCGACCATTAGCCTGATCAATAAAAAATACACATGGAGCCCTAAAAATAGGTGGATGACCGCATGGCAAATTGAAGATGAGCTAGGAAAAGTTGTAGAAATCAAATCCTCTTCGCTATCTAATGGCGGCAAAATAGAAAGCTGCGAAAACAGTGAATTGATCTTATCTATAAGTTTATATCTGCAAAAGCGTACTACATTGATGTTTTCTATGGTCGCCTTAATTCCATTATTGATCTTAATACTGGTTTAACGTAGCAGCCAACTTCTAATACATATCAATTCAAGCAGATCTTTCATCGGGTCTGCTTTATTGTGCAACCTAAGAATTATAAATTATAGCACGTATTTACACGAATCTATTCGCGTAAACGCAAGCGCATACCTTGCCGAACATTCTTGTATTCATCAGACCAGAAAGCATCTAAAAATACTTAACTACTGAAAGGATCTATCTTTTTCTCTGTTTTTACGATTTTAATCAGATGCTCCAGCGCATTTTTCAGACGCTTGGCGTCATCTTCTGTTTGGATAGCCCATAAAATTTCATCCGTGCTTGGCGACGACTTGAATCGAATTTGATAACCTGATTTTACCCTAGCAATGACAAGTACATCTGATTTCGCAATATCACTTCGAAAATGCTGGCCACTGGAAAGAAAGACTGTCAGCACTTTCCCATCTACCGTCACCGTATCAATTTTTGTATCTTTATAATGGTAAGCAACTTTATACAGCTTGTTAATATAGGCCATCGTCTGCTGTTTATTCAAACCCGCCTTTTGGGCTGTTGTGGGTATTACTATACCAATTGCCAAAAGAAAGCACAAGAAGAAATTTTTCATTTATCTATTATTTTTTATTCTCGCATATTTACTTCAACATCGACAGCCAGGCCGATTCCTTTACAAGTGATCGCTATTCACCAAAACAATCCATCCCATTTATCACCCGCGCAGAACAGTATGTAGCATCACTCTCAGGAGTAAAGTACGTTCCTTTTATTTATGGCTTAAAAATATAGATTTTATTTACTTTTTTATCTATGATCCTCAAAACAAAACTATTTTCAGCAGCAGCCTTTCGGTTTTCGCTGCTGAAAATAGTTTTAGATATGCTCTTCCTATCTATTCCTTCGATCTCAATAAGTCTCGCGCATTTTCAGCCATACGGATAAATTCAGCCCGATAACCTTCCTCGTCTTTTCCTTTGGAAGCTTTTGCGCGCACGATCAGCTGGTCAAAATTGGCCTTTTGCTTAAAATCAGAATCACGAAGTAGTAAACCAAGTTCCGCTACCGCTGTTGCAAAGCGTAAATCGTCACTCACATTGTTCAACTCGGTTACCGCAGTCCCTACCACCTTTTGCTGCAACTTACTTTTCTGCCCTTCAGGCTCTTTGTACCGAAATTTAACTGTTGCCAGTTCAGCATTTCTACGTCCGGTTGCAGCATTTGCATGCTGCTGACATTTTAATGGATCTACCGTTCCGACCATTCCCGACTCAACCCCGACAGGTACAATTTCATACAAGGCTGTCACCACGTGGCCTACGCCCATATCACCGCCCATCTTTTGATCATTATTAAAATCCTCGGCCTCCAGCATACGATTTTCATATCCTACCAAGCGATAGGCCTGCACATAACTTGGATTGAATTCGACCTGAATCTTTACATCTTTAGCAACAGTAAACAACGTTCCCCCAAATTCGGTCACCATCGCCTTTCGCGCTTCCGAAATATTATCGATATAAGCGTAATTTCCATGACCTTTGTTCGCAAGGATTTCCATCTTACTGTCCTTAAGATTCCCCATGCCATAACCGAGTACCGTAAGGAAAATGCCTGATTTACTTTCTTTCGCAATCAATTCTTCCATCGATTCGTCACTGTACTCTCCAACATTGAAATCACCGTCACTCGCCAAAATAATTCGGTTGTTTCCACCTTTGATATATTGTTGCTTGGCAATTTCGTAAGCCTTCTTAATTCCCGCTGCACCAGCGGTACTCCCGCCTGCTTCCAGCTCCTCAATAGCCGATTTTATTTTCATCTTTTCATCACCAGGCGTACTTTCCAATTTTACCCCTGCCGAGCCGGCATACGTCACAATAGCCACATGGTCTATGTCACGAAGCTGATCAACCAACATCTTCAACGAAGCTTTTACTAAAGGCAGACGCCCCGGCCCCATCATCGATCCAGAAACATCAATCAAAAACACCAAATTGGAAGCTTTAAGCTTTGCCGTTGGCATATCTTTCGCTTTTAACGTTACGCGCATAAGTTGATGTGCACTATTCCAGGGTGCCTTCGTCAATTCAGTGACCATATTTACAGGCTCACCATGTTTAGGTCCAGCCACCTCATACTGAAAATAATTGATCATTTCTTCAACGCGTACCGCATCTTTTTCAGGCAAACTTCCCGAATTTATAAAACGACGTACATTACTATAAGAGGCGGCATCAACATCTGCCGCAAACGTTGATAAAGGTTCTTTAAGCGGATTGATAAACTTATTTTCCTTTACCTTCCGATAAGATTCCTGGTTTTGATTCGGCATATATGCCTTCCCTCGGATATACAAACTTGACACTTGTCCAGACAAGGCTGTATTAACATGCATCATCGGTGCCGTCTGGCGCTTCACTTTGCGCTCATATCCGGTCACCACTACTTCATCCAGTGTATTGTTTTGCTGCAACAACGCCACATCAACCTTTGAGCGATGGTTGACCGCGATCCGTTGCTCGAGATATCCGACATAACTAAAAATCAAGGTATTTTTACCATCCCGAACCTGGATGCGATAATTTCCTTTATCATCAGTCAGGCTCTGCTCTTTAGTTACGACATTGCTTACCTGCACTCCGGCAAGAGCAATTCCCGTATATGCATCAACCACCTTACCGCTAACTTCATATCCGTTCTTGGCGTATCCGCCCAAGGATAGCAACAAGCCTATCACAAAAAGTATTGTTCTCATAACATTCATTTTTTTGCCAAGGGATGCACGAAATATTAAATTTCCATAAACCAGAAAAAAAAAATACTTTTAGCCTATATAATGTCCGCATTTAAGTCGTCGAAAATAGATACACCACAAGACCACGAGCTCTTGTTGCGCTATCAGGAGTCCATGGATCTTCAGGTATTGGGCGATCTATACCAGCGACATACCGAAATGGTATATTATGTTTGCTTAAGGTATCTCCAAGACTCCGAATTGAGCAAAGATGCCGTCATGAATATCTTTGAGGAATTAATATATAAAGTCAACAAGCAAGAAATCAAAGATTTTCCAAGATGGCTCTATGTATTAAGCAAAAATCATTGTCTGATGTATTTGAGGTCTCAAAAAAACAAATCTCAAATTTCTTTGGATGAATTTGTGAAATTTCCGGGAGACCTGCATCAGTATGAACAATATGATGAAAAAGAAGAACAATTAACAGCCATGGAAGGCTGTCTGGACAAATTGCCAGAAAAACAGCAACAGTCGGTCAGACTTTTCTTTTTAGAGGAAAAATGTTACAAAGAGATCAGTGAATCTACCGGTTATAGCTTGAACGAAGTAAAGAGTTATATCCAAAATGGAAAACGGAATTTAAAAAATTGCATGGAGGCTTGGAATGAGCAACAGTAATTACGACATAGCATACTTAAAGAAATACGTCAACGGCGAACTATCTCCTACAGAGATGTACGCTCTTGAGCGTGAGGCACAGCGTGACCCCATGTTGGCGGATATGCTGATGGGTATAGAAATGGATCAAAATAAAACCGTAATTACAGCAATCAATCAGCAGATTAGCCAACGTGCAAAAAGGGATAAGGCTGCTAAAATTAAAATATTGGACTGGAAAAGACTAGCCATTGCCGCCTCAACAGTAATCGTTTTGGGAGTAGGTCTTTTACTTTTCTGGCAGCAGGAAAAAAATAGATCTGAGACAAAACGTACTGCCGACGTACACGTTACCCCGGATAAGCCAAAAACAACGGTTATGGGCGAAGATTCTACCACGGCCACGGATGATATCAAATCAAATATCGAACCGCAAGATCGTTCGCCACAATTGGCAGATAACAACAGTCCCCGTTTTCGTGAAGAACATCCACAAGAGGAGGTCGCGATTTTATCGCGCGAACCCTCCCTACGTGTAAAATCACTGGAAGAGATGGAAGGACCTCTTAATAGCGATCGTCCTGTATTTGGACTGAGACCTCAAGACAGTGCGACCGTGATTGGCTATACACCGATGGCAATGCAAAGAGAGTCCTCTCAAACGATGATGCGAGGAAGCTCGAGTTTCAATAATACACTTGCTGGCAAAGCTGCGGGGATTTCGTCAGTACAACAAGGAGGTATACCCCTTCAACTCACCGTTCGCGACAAAGAAACGGGCTTACCTCTTTCAGGAGTTACCATCATTCAACCCAATAGTAAATTGGCGACCAACACTGACGCGCAGGGACAGGCGACCATCCAACCAAGTTCGGTGGATTCACTCGTCGACATCGTGGCGCTAGGTTATAATACCGTCGCAGTGAATATGCGCCGCAGTAAAAATACCACAATCAGATTGCAGCCCTCCAGCAACTCACTGGATGAAGTCGTCGTCACCACGATGTCTTCACGCAAATCAAAAAGTGCTGAACCCGTTTGGGGCTGGAGATCATTCAACAATTATATTAAGAAAAAAACAGCCAAAAGCCGTTACGAAGGCACCGTACGCATAAGCTTCTATGTTGATAAGGGCGGATTTCCAACAAATATTAGTATTCTACAAAGTGCAAACGATTACCTGGATGCCAAAGCCAAGGAAATTATACTTTCAGGTCCCAAATGGAAAGGAGAAGATTACCGATATGTTACATTAACCTTAGAATTCACGCTGTAGATACGTACAGCATATTTCTAAACACAAAAACAGGCTAAACTTTTTAAAGCATTAATTTTTACACCAAATTAATCAGCAAAGTGATTTTGATATAAAATTATTTCCTACTTTAGCGCTATAATTATTAACCATACAGTCATTTTTTATGAAAAGTTTTTTAACTGGCCTACTCGTGCTTAGCTGTTTATACGTACAAGCACAAGATTTTTCATTCGGTAAAATAAAAAAGGAAGATTTTGCCATCCATATGGACAAAATAGACACGGCTGCAAATGCCTTTGTCTTACGTGAATATGGATCAGCTGAAGTCAACTACAACAAGAATAAAGGTTTAATTGTTGAATTTTTCAAACATGTACGCATTAAAATCTTAAACAAAGAAGCCTATAATTATGCAAACTTCAGCATTCCATTATACAAAAGCGGAACTGAGCGGGAAGTTCTTATGGACATCAAGGGGGCATCCTATCATCTTGTCGGTGACAAAATTGTAGAAACAGAGATGACCAAAGCAAATATATTTTACGAAAACTCCTCAGAAAACTATGCAGTAACGAAAGCAGCTATTCCACAGGTTCAAGAAGGTACAATTATTGAATACCGCTATCGTACGGAATCTCCATTCATCTTTAACCTGAATTCTTGGGAATTTCAGGAAGACCTTCCTAAACTTTATAGTCAGTACGTTACGCGCATTCCCGAAATCTGTCATTACAAAGCCAATCTAAAAGGAGGGCTAGCCGTCAGTAACAGAAAAGTAGAAAATTACAATACAGGTCTATATTCTGAAGTCGGAGAAATATTAGGAAGTAAAACGATCTATACCATGGAAAATATTCCAGCTTTCCATGCCGAAGATTATATGACTTCTTCCAAAAACTTTAGATCGATTATTTTCTTCGAACTCGGTCGATACAGTGTTCCAATGGGAACAACAAAAGACTTCTCGCTCACTTGGGAAAATGTCAGAGATAAACTGGTACAAAGTGAAAGCTTTGGTGGGCAGATAAAGCGAAAAGGTGCGTTGAAAGATTTTATCGACCCTATATTACAAAACGCACAAGATGACCTCGAAAAAGCGGCACGATTGTATTCCTATTTTCAAAAACAAATAAAATGGAACAATCAACATTCAATTTATGCAAAAAACATTAAAGATGCCATTGAAAAAAGAACAGGCAATAGTGCAGATATCAACCTCGGACTTGTCAATGCTTTACGCTACGCAAAATTAGAAGCGACGCCTGTGATCTTATCTACGCGTGACAATGGATATGCCGGACTTTATTCACCCGCAATATCGGAGTTCAACCACGTGATTGCACAAGTAAAAATAGGTGAAAATTACTATCTGCTGGACGCCACCTCTCCCTATGAAATGTTTGGAAATATTCCGATGAAATGTGTCAACTACCAGGGAAGATCGATTCCCCTCGAAGGTGAAT encodes the following:
- a CDS encoding prolyl oligopeptidase family serine peptidase; amino-acid sequence: MKFIFFICSLLMSQAAFGQKTSVINNESTVFTLETPNSKIDFLVIDPAPKSKKPLFLFCQGSLPIPLYFNYKKEGLSLFGGGLTNFNYQDIIKLYHLIVISMPETPVIVDESQLNDSYWYYGDSKDKNIPSRAYQEADYLDNYVNRAVSVLDYLSKQPWVDNSQLTVFGHSQGGHVAAKLANKYKKVSKLGLSGTNLFGRIDQDIRQAKRDVQKGKITWQQASQKIEQTYAFYKDANNPEKLKNNPNLRSWKSFSQPVIDELLGFDYPIYLVSGTEDIVAELNDLAPLYFIRNHKNNLTIKRYYNLEHNYFEVQNDGRPDYKKPHWKDVMTDFLAWTLEQKTTANSN
- a CDS encoding N-acetyltransferase family protein; protein product: MNQLKFRNAEQHDLPYIVEIYNSTIASRMVTADTEPVSVASRQKWFDEHNASKRPLWMVEDQNNQLLGWVSFQSFYGRPAYDATVEISIYLNEKHRGRGLGKQILQYCIDKAADFGVHTLLGFIFAHNLASIALFEKMGFEEWANLPNIATLDQEERSLKILGIRIK
- a CDS encoding universal stress protein, whose amino-acid sequence is MKRIIVATDYAEEAEHALKFIMEVFAGKEYELVLFSLQNPSIHAMNARLSPDSMFKIVEHQSKILQHKADAITAESGVVAIPYLAAGLFYDQMTKCIEETGADLLVMGMAKRSFDQDMLGNTTTAAISKLKIPILSIPLGAKFTGLQHILFACDVVRGVQKEILEKVKDFASDFGAVLEVLNIRKTVEQLNEEKGRETREAINDVMGIVSYYYKNVTSNEVVKAIRDEVKESNTDLLVMIPYKYGFWSSLTHRSKTRMMASGLDIPLLTISI
- a CDS encoding sugar phosphate isomerase/epimerase produces the protein MKRRTLIGTLVAGCMMLAITPTFAQRKAAKKEIGLQLYSVREEIGKNPNFDQILQKIAALGYTGVEAAGYKDGKLYNLSPQEFKAKVEKAGMKVISSHATKTLSEKELSSGDFTESLKWWDECIATHKAAGMKYIVTPWMEVPKTLKDLETQCRYLDAVGAKCRQQGIVYGYHNHSHEFKKVEDKVMYDYMIEHTNPENVFFEMDVYWAVMGQVSPVDYFNKYAGRFKALHIKDHREIGQSGMVGFDAIFNNSNAAGLQYIFVELEETRNDIYTGLQQSIDYLKKAPFVKASYLK
- a CDS encoding helix-turn-helix transcriptional regulator; the encoded protein is MTDEDKQLLEKIGLRFRAKRNDLYYSLRDLSHITGISTGTLNGIEKGKDLTFTNFLTLCRSLEIQPALFFQHDIVFKSPYSLPPEAQERITLSKKLDSLVYQSDFFDTERRVSDVLIELGVDKSESNKFSVYLSNYCEEGTLVYRQHGNFKTYRKKTREKR
- a CDS encoding fatty acid desaturase translates to MQKKQIELTHYEKSSQIRKEINQSYQQLKGIYPILKRQNSIGMSIFAIAILAVLFVSIGWYRAVVPTWLMIISNAFFMGVLHEIEHDLIHWLYFKKQRGIHHFMLFSVWILRPLTVNPWIRRTLHHHHHKFSGTLHDVEERSVTNGERWSLKRLLTTPDVVLGGLFRLHRMFSDMDKEVVNGNLKLETSSKLKRIMFLSIVPVTIFAHVVLYLYFADSLMTWLNAFFELDLSFPQYVDNMLISFDGLIYVILLPNMLRQFCLHFITSNMHYFGDVEAGNVMEQTQVLTVWWTFPMQLFCFFFGWTHSIHHFVVNETFYVRHIGRKAAQDILRRYGVRFNDLGTFRRANRFRELSKREV
- a CDS encoding von Willebrand factor type A domain-containing protein, with the translated sequence MRTILFVIGLLLSLGGYAKNGYEVSGKVVDAYTGIALAGVQVSNVVTKEQSLTDDKGNYRIQVRDGKNTLIFSYVGYLEQRIAVNHRSKVDVALLQQNNTLDEVVVTGYERKVKRQTAPMMHVNTALSGQVSSLYIRGKAYMPNQNQESYRKVKENKFINPLKEPLSTFAADVDAASYSNVRRFINSGSLPEKDAVRVEEMINYFQYEVAGPKHGEPVNMVTELTKAPWNSAHQLMRVTLKAKDMPTAKLKASNLVFLIDVSGSMMGPGRLPLVKASLKMLVDQLRDIDHVAIVTYAGSAGVKLESTPGDEKMKIKSAIEELEAGGSTAGAAGIKKAYEIAKQQYIKGGNNRIILASDGDFNVGEYSDESMEELIAKESKSGIFLTVLGYGMGNLKDSKMEILANKGHGNYAYIDNISEARKAMVTEFGGTLFTVAKDVKIQVEFNPSYVQAYRLVGYENRMLEAEDFNNDQKMGGDMGVGHVVTALYEIVPVGVESGMVGTVDPLKCQQHANAATGRRNAELATVKFRYKEPEGQKSKLQQKVVGTAVTELNNVSDDLRFATAVAELGLLLRDSDFKQKANFDQLIVRAKASKGKDEEGYRAEFIRMAENARDLLRSKE